The Tistrella mobilis genome includes a window with the following:
- a CDS encoding glycoside hydrolase 64/thaumatin family protein: MASITLTVTNNSGTPDKDVYLGFWGSSLSATINGAAMTAQTWYALSTITSFTIEDTTSGRIYVAYSATSCTIDPNASILTGNDNVFDKFELTFDGTPTGCADLTAIDFWSIPMSLEASFQGTSTGSLAGLTGSTTAADVYTALAALSDPVQSTPAAKAVIAAFAADGNPLPAGVSQQLLNPASGVVTDGSGNFVRIIGPNSYPPFGSPSTDAMPGLPATPYDTFLSYYDALIETFGPKTTAPVPGFTSLGGGTIALIKGNFAGNDKETGPIYEAQTYDLTASIDAAGTITLSGSTGQFSTVTITIDRWNLLNPAASYGANPAFSLNGGALQTPGNDVWGWVLGDLFAGLNIGAIGSAVTVQGSGGTIAVGDMASSDWFSTLPGQGLLFAALWPTGISNHWNQWAAALNPCSQAYNFAFAERFSAPQLNLNPASVDTLTVTLLDRTVTSG; encoded by the coding sequence ATGGCGTCCATCACCCTCACCGTCACCAACAATTCGGGCACGCCGGACAAGGATGTCTATCTGGGCTTCTGGGGCAGTTCGCTGAGCGCGACCATCAACGGCGCCGCGATGACCGCCCAGACCTGGTATGCGCTGTCCACGATCACCAGCTTCACCATCGAAGACACCACCAGCGGCCGGATCTATGTGGCCTATAGTGCCACCTCGTGCACCATCGATCCGAACGCCTCCATCCTGACCGGCAACGACAACGTCTTCGACAAGTTCGAGCTGACCTTCGACGGCACGCCGACCGGCTGCGCCGATCTGACGGCGATCGATTTCTGGAGCATTCCGATGAGCCTGGAAGCCTCGTTCCAGGGCACATCCACCGGCAGTCTGGCGGGGCTGACCGGCAGCACCACCGCCGCCGACGTCTACACGGCACTCGCGGCCCTCAGCGATCCGGTCCAGTCGACCCCGGCTGCGAAAGCGGTGATCGCGGCCTTCGCGGCCGACGGCAATCCCCTGCCGGCCGGCGTGTCGCAGCAGCTGCTCAACCCCGCCTCGGGCGTGGTCACCGACGGCTCGGGCAATTTCGTCCGGATCATCGGCCCCAACAGCTATCCGCCCTTCGGCAGCCCGTCGACCGACGCCATGCCCGGCCTGCCGGCCACGCCCTACGACACCTTCCTGTCCTATTACGATGCGCTGATCGAAACCTTCGGCCCGAAGACGACGGCGCCGGTCCCGGGCTTTACCAGCCTCGGCGGCGGCACCATCGCGCTGATCAAGGGCAATTTCGCCGGCAACGACAAGGAAACCGGCCCGATTTACGAGGCCCAGACCTACGATCTGACCGCATCGATCGATGCAGCCGGCACCATCACGCTCTCGGGCAGCACCGGCCAGTTTTCCACCGTCACCATCACCATCGACCGCTGGAACCTGCTGAACCCGGCCGCAAGCTATGGCGCGAACCCGGCCTTTTCGCTGAATGGCGGCGCGCTTCAGACCCCGGGCAACGACGTCTGGGGCTGGGTGCTTGGCGATCTCTTCGCCGGGCTGAACATCGGTGCCATCGGCTCGGCCGTCACCGTCCAGGGCTCGGGCGGCACGATTGCCGTTGGTGACATGGCAAGTTCCGACTGGTTCTCCACCCTGCCCGGCCAGGGCCTGCTGTTCGCGGCGCTGTGGCCCACCGGCATCAGCAATCACTGGAACCAGTGGGCGGCCGCCCTGAACCCCTGTTCCCAGGCCTATAACTTCGCCTTCGCCGAACGTTTCTCGGCACCGCAGCTGAACCTGAACCCGGCCAGCGTCGACACGCTGACCGTCACCCTGCTCGACCGGACCGTCACCTCGGGCTGA
- a CDS encoding MFS transporter produces the protein MSSSCPPSPSPALAADMPAGLPGWAVAALIAAVAGIGTEAFAVAPLLIDIARDFDMAATDAAFAISAYGLAVAVSAPLFGLFAGHLPRRRLIAAGMVIATIAGIVAATAQSFGMLLAARMLSGLACGAVLPTIYAYVGDMVPFAARGRVMGRVMFGWAITMVTGVPLAGIAAEHLGWRGTLTAAALIILVLAVAVLRLPQPPARTATGPAAGGHDNAGGHDAAGFLARLRHAVTRPGVAALLATNLANMVSFYGIYAYVGTALRNLEGSGAAAAGAIVLWYGVGLAGSTLNARLVDRVGKDRALTVALAVLAVDMVAMSQSLGRPVAFEATLILWGLAQGTVVTALNTLATERAGTARGLVMALTSAVTYLGISTGTAVLGLVMAAHGFAAVGLAAATISLAGVAAARVSARQGRIGG, from the coding sequence ATGTCCAGTTCCTGCCCGCCATCACCCTCCCCCGCCCTTGCGGCCGACATGCCGGCCGGCCTGCCCGGCTGGGCGGTGGCGGCGCTGATCGCGGCGGTGGCCGGCATCGGCACCGAGGCCTTTGCGGTGGCGCCGCTGCTGATCGATATCGCCCGCGATTTCGACATGGCCGCCACCGATGCCGCCTTCGCGATCAGCGCCTATGGGCTGGCGGTCGCGGTCTCGGCACCACTGTTCGGCCTGTTCGCCGGGCATCTGCCCCGGCGGCGGCTGATCGCGGCCGGCATGGTCATCGCCACCATCGCCGGCATCGTCGCTGCCACCGCGCAGAGTTTCGGCATGCTGCTGGCGGCCCGCATGCTCTCGGGCCTGGCCTGCGGCGCGGTGCTGCCCACCATCTATGCCTATGTCGGCGACATGGTGCCCTTCGCCGCCCGCGGCCGGGTGATGGGCCGGGTGATGTTCGGCTGGGCGATCACCATGGTCACCGGCGTGCCGCTGGCCGGCATCGCCGCCGAACATCTGGGCTGGCGCGGCACGTTGACTGCAGCAGCGCTGATCATCCTGGTTCTGGCGGTTGCCGTGCTGCGCCTGCCGCAGCCGCCCGCGCGCACTGCCACCGGTCCCGCCGCCGGAGGCCACGACAACGCCGGGGGCCACGACGCGGCAGGCTTCCTGGCGCGGCTGCGCCATGCGGTCACCCGGCCGGGGGTGGCGGCGCTGCTCGCAACCAACCTCGCCAATATGGTGTCGTTTTACGGCATCTATGCCTATGTCGGCACGGCGCTGCGCAATCTGGAGGGCAGCGGTGCCGCGGCGGCCGGCGCCATCGTGCTCTGGTATGGCGTTGGCCTGGCGGGCTCCACGCTCAACGCCCGGCTGGTCGACCGCGTCGGCAAGGATCGCGCCCTCACCGTGGCGCTGGCGGTTCTGGCCGTCGACATGGTCGCCATGTCGCAGAGCCTGGGCCGGCCGGTCGCCTTCGAGGCGACGCTGATCCTCTGGGGCCTGGCTCAGGGCACGGTGGTCACCGCGCTCAACACGCTGGCCACCGAACGTGCCGGCACTGCCCGCGGGCTGGTGATGGCGCTGACGAGCGCCGTCACCTATCTGGGCATCAGCACCGGCACCGCGGTTCTGGGGCTGGTGATGGCCGCCCACGGCTTCGCGGCGGTCGGGCTGGCGGCGGCGACCATCAGCCTGGCCGGGGTCGCCGCCGCCCGGGTCTCGGCCCGCCAGGGGCGGATCGGCGGCTGA
- a CDS encoding LysM peptidoglycan-binding domain-containing protein — protein MTSRNIAIIAVLAAIIAAIAGWLIWGGDAEDKAVATAPVPTAPAPAAPAATPAPAASAPQAPAPQTAAPEAAAPEAAAAPQASAPETATSAPAPAPAAEATGRDVLVKPATPEPAAPAPAPGAVAEPAAPSFDIVRVNPRGDTVVAGRAEPNAEVVLRDGGTEIGRARADERGEWVILPEKPLNRGNRELDLEATLPGGAKVKSKDVVVLAVPDTAPQASAAAGDAKPQPDQPMAVLMPRDGDGTGRLLQRSDPTGVSEGPLSLEVIDYDDQGRVSLSGRARAGKEVRIYLDNDLIATARPDPDRGGIWVVTPEGRIPEGKATLRVDLVDEGGKVLARLETPFSRAASPMMLPEGQTYVVIQPGDYLWRIARATYGQGIRYTTIFEANRDQIRNPDLIYPGQVFVLPGHDG, from the coding sequence GTGACGTCACGGAATATCGCCATCATCGCGGTTCTGGCCGCGATCATCGCCGCCATCGCCGGATGGCTGATCTGGGGTGGGGACGCGGAGGACAAGGCCGTGGCCACCGCACCGGTGCCGACGGCCCCGGCACCCGCCGCGCCGGCGGCGACACCGGCCCCTGCAGCTTCAGCGCCGCAGGCCCCGGCACCTCAGACCGCGGCGCCTGAGGCCGCGGCACCTGAGGCCGCGGCGGCTCCGCAGGCATCCGCGCCCGAGACGGCGACCTCCGCACCGGCACCCGCGCCGGCCGCCGAGGCCACCGGCCGCGACGTGCTGGTGAAGCCCGCCACGCCTGAACCCGCCGCACCGGCGCCCGCCCCCGGGGCCGTCGCCGAACCGGCAGCGCCCAGTTTCGACATCGTGCGGGTCAATCCGCGCGGTGACACCGTGGTCGCCGGCCGCGCCGAGCCCAATGCCGAGGTGGTGCTGCGCGACGGCGGCACCGAAATCGGCCGCGCCCGGGCCGACGAGCGGGGCGAATGGGTGATCCTGCCCGAAAAGCCGCTCAACCGCGGCAATCGCGAACTCGATCTGGAAGCGACCCTGCCCGGGGGCGCGAAGGTGAAATCGAAGGATGTCGTGGTGCTGGCCGTGCCCGACACGGCCCCCCAGGCCTCGGCGGCGGCGGGGGATGCGAAGCCCCAGCCGGATCAGCCGATGGCGGTGCTGATGCCGCGTGACGGCGACGGCACCGGCCGTCTGCTTCAGCGCAGCGACCCGACCGGCGTGTCGGAAGGCCCGCTCAGCCTGGAAGTGATCGATTACGACGATCAGGGCCGGGTCAGCCTGTCGGGGCGGGCCAGGGCCGGCAAGGAAGTGCGGATCTATCTCGACAACGACCTGATCGCCACCGCCCGGCCCGACCCCGATCGCGGCGGCATCTGGGTGGTGACGCCGGAAGGCCGGATCCCGGAAGGCAAGGCGACCCTGCGGGTGGACCTGGTCGACGAAGGCGGCAAGGTGCTGGCGCGGCTGGAAACCCCGTTCTCGCGCGCGGCCTCGCCGATGATGCTGCCCGAGGGCCAGACCTATGTCGTCATCCAGCCCGGCGACTATCTGTGGCGCATCGCCCGCGCCACCTATGGCCAGGGCATCCGCTACACCACCATTTTCGAAGCCAATCGCGACCAGATCCGCAACCCGGACCTGATCTATCCGGGCCAGGTCTTCGTCCTGCCCGGGCATGACGGCTGA
- a CDS encoding NADP-dependent isocitrate dehydrogenase: MTKIKVANPVVELDGDEMTRIIWRFIKDKLILPYLDVDLLYYDLGVEHRDATNDKVTVDAAEAIARHGVGVKCATITPDEARVEEFKLKQMWKSPNGTIRNILGGTVFREPIICRNVPRLVPGWTQPIVIGRHAFGDQYRATDFKVPGKGTLTVRFQPEDGGEAIEYEVFKFPGSGVAMAMYNLDESIRGFARACMNYGLQRGYPVYLSTKNTILKAYDGRFKDLFQEVFDAEFADQFKAAGIVYEHRLIDDMVASALKWDGGFVWACKNYDGDVQSDTVAQGFGSLGLMTSVLMTPDGKTVEAEAAHGTVTRHFREHQKGRETSTNPIASIFAWTRGLGYRGKFDGNDALIGFAETLERVCVETVEAGHMTKDLAILVGKDQAWLNTNAFLDKIDENLKKAMAS; the protein is encoded by the coding sequence ATGACCAAGATCAAGGTCGCCAATCCTGTCGTCGAACTGGACGGTGACGAGATGACCCGCATCATCTGGCGGTTCATCAAGGACAAGCTGATCCTGCCCTATCTCGACGTCGACCTTCTCTATTACGATCTCGGCGTCGAGCATCGCGACGCGACCAACGACAAGGTGACGGTGGACGCCGCCGAGGCGATCGCCAGGCACGGCGTCGGCGTGAAGTGCGCGACCATCACCCCCGACGAGGCCCGCGTCGAGGAGTTCAAGCTGAAGCAGATGTGGAAGTCGCCGAACGGCACCATCCGCAACATCCTGGGTGGCACCGTCTTCCGCGAGCCGATCATCTGCCGCAACGTGCCGCGCCTGGTGCCGGGCTGGACCCAGCCGATCGTGATCGGCCGTCATGCCTTTGGCGACCAGTATCGCGCGACCGACTTCAAGGTGCCGGGCAAGGGCACCCTGACCGTCCGCTTCCAGCCGGAAGACGGCGGCGAAGCGATCGAGTACGAGGTGTTCAAGTTCCCGGGCTCGGGCGTCGCCATGGCGATGTACAACCTGGACGAGTCGATCCGCGGCTTCGCGCGCGCCTGCATGAATTACGGCCTGCAGCGCGGCTATCCGGTGTATCTGTCGACCAAGAACACGATCCTGAAGGCCTATGACGGCCGCTTCAAGGACCTGTTCCAGGAGGTCTTCGACGCCGAGTTCGCCGACCAGTTCAAGGCCGCCGGCATCGTCTACGAGCATCGCCTGATCGACGACATGGTCGCCTCGGCCCTGAAGTGGGACGGCGGTTTCGTCTGGGCCTGCAAGAACTATGACGGTGACGTGCAGTCCGACACCGTCGCCCAGGGCTTCGGCTCGCTGGGTCTGATGACCTCGGTGCTGATGACGCCGGACGGAAAGACCGTGGAGGCCGAGGCCGCCCATGGCACCGTCACCCGTCATTTCCGCGAGCACCAGAAGGGCCGCGAGACCTCGACCAACCCGATCGCCTCGATCTTCGCCTGGACCCGGGGCCTCGGCTATCGCGGCAAGTTCGACGGCAACGACGCCCTGATCGGCTTCGCCGAGACCCTGGAGCGGGTCTGCGTCGAGACCGTCGAGGCCGGCCACATGACCAAGGATCTGGCGATCCTGGTCGGCAAGGATCAGGCTTGGCTGAACACCAACGCCTTCCTCGACAAGATCGACGAGAACCTCAAGAAGGCCATGGCTTCCTGA
- a CDS encoding 3-hydroxyacyl-CoA dehydrogenase NAD-binding domain-containing protein — protein MTMFDRIAVLGAGTIGMSWAALFAASGREVVVHDPAPDTEARCRRLVAASADALSALGQPQAGDDSRMRFTTDPAEAVDGAGFVQESVPERVEVKHALYARIADRLAPQAIIGSSTSGLTLGQLQAGCAAPGRLIIAHPFNPPHLIPLVELMGNGLTEADVIDTADAFYTGLGKVCVRLHKEVPGHIANRLQAAIWREAIHLAAEGVASVEDIDKAVAYGPGLRWAAMGPVSLFHLGGGPGGIRAFCDHLGGAFQSWWQDLGTPMMTPEVVDMLAEGVAAGRDARPIEELAAERDRLILAYLLARGSRTTPPS, from the coding sequence ATGACGATGTTCGACAGGATAGCCGTCCTCGGGGCGGGGACGATCGGGATGAGCTGGGCGGCGCTGTTCGCCGCCAGTGGCCGCGAGGTGGTCGTCCATGACCCCGCCCCGGATACGGAGGCGCGCTGCCGCCGGCTGGTGGCGGCCAGTGCCGATGCGCTGAGCGCGCTGGGCCAGCCCCAGGCCGGCGACGACAGCCGGATGCGCTTCACCACCGACCCCGCCGAGGCGGTGGACGGCGCCGGTTTCGTGCAGGAAAGCGTGCCCGAGCGGGTCGAGGTCAAGCACGCGCTCTATGCCCGGATCGCGGATCGGCTGGCACCGCAGGCGATCATCGGCAGTTCCACCTCGGGGCTCACCCTCGGCCAGCTTCAGGCCGGATGTGCGGCGCCCGGGCGGCTGATCATCGCGCATCCCTTCAACCCGCCGCATCTGATCCCGCTGGTCGAGTTGATGGGCAACGGCCTGACCGAGGCGGATGTGATCGACACCGCCGATGCCTTCTATACCGGCCTCGGCAAAGTCTGCGTGCGGCTGCACAAGGAGGTGCCGGGCCATATCGCCAACCGCCTTCAGGCGGCGATCTGGCGCGAGGCCATCCATCTTGCGGCCGAAGGCGTGGCGAGTGTCGAGGATATCGACAAGGCCGTGGCCTACGGGCCGGGGCTGCGCTGGGCGGCGATGGGGCCGGTCAGCCTGTTCCATCTGGGCGGAGGCCCGGGCGGCATCCGCGCCTTCTGCGACCATCTGGGCGGCGCCTTCCAGAGCTGGTGGCAGGATCTGGGCACGCCGATGATGACGCCCGAGGTGGTCGACATGCTGGCCGAGGGCGTGGCGGCGGGCCGTGATGCCCGCCCGATCGAGGAACTGGCGGCCGAGCGCGACCGGCTGATCCTGGCCTATCTGCTGGCGCGGGGGAGCAGGACGACGCCCCCGTCCTGA
- a CDS encoding CobW family GTP-binding protein, translating into MTERRIPVLVITGFLGAGKTSLIAGIFRRRPEIAPATALIVNEYGETGIDHELLRMAGERQVAIDAGCICCTLRSDLTDTLMRLHLDHARGQIDRLDRVIIETTGLADPAPIIHTLAAHPLTAARFALAGVVACVDAEHGAAQLDTHEEALRQAVLADRIVITKADLAGAAATAALTARLQALNPGALILPREAALADPDRLIAPLPYAPEARGDSARAWLAAEAAADRRICADGACSVPGHGHHHHDHDQGHGHDHHHGHHHTADARIATATRRLPAGTPQARVIHAAERLAARMGPALLRLKGLLPPEGDRPGAALHGVQHRLYPAMPLGRDADLPGEPTLVAITLDADPAAALDQLAAEAMA; encoded by the coding sequence ATGACCGAACGCCGCATTCCCGTGCTGGTGATCACCGGCTTCCTCGGTGCCGGCAAGACCAGCCTGATCGCCGGGATCTTCCGCCGCCGGCCCGAGATCGCGCCGGCGACGGCATTGATCGTGAACGAATACGGCGAGACGGGCATCGACCATGAATTGCTGCGCATGGCCGGCGAACGGCAGGTGGCGATCGATGCCGGCTGCATCTGCTGCACCCTCAGATCCGATCTCACCGACACGCTGATGCGGCTGCATCTGGATCATGCCCGCGGGCAGATCGACCGGCTGGACCGGGTGATCATCGAGACCACCGGCCTGGCCGATCCGGCGCCGATCATTCACACGCTGGCCGCCCATCCGCTGACCGCGGCGCGGTTCGCGCTGGCGGGCGTCGTCGCCTGTGTCGATGCCGAACATGGTGCCGCCCAGCTCGACACCCATGAAGAGGCGCTGCGTCAGGCGGTTCTGGCCGACCGGATCGTGATCACCAAGGCGGATCTCGCCGGGGCCGCCGCCACGGCGGCGCTGACGGCACGGCTGCAGGCGCTGAACCCGGGCGCCCTGATCCTGCCGCGAGAGGCGGCGCTGGCCGATCCCGACCGGCTGATCGCCCCCCTGCCCTATGCGCCCGAGGCCCGGGGCGACAGCGCCCGCGCCTGGCTTGCCGCCGAAGCGGCGGCCGATCGCCGGATCTGTGCCGACGGCGCCTGTTCGGTTCCGGGGCATGGGCATCATCACCATGATCACGACCAAGGGCACGGGCACGATCATCATCACGGCCACCACCACACCGCCGATGCCCGCATCGCCACCGCCACCCGGCGGCTGCCGGCGGGGACGCCGCAGGCGCGGGTGATCCACGCGGCAGAGCGCCTGGCCGCCCGGATGGGGCCGGCGCTGCTGCGGCTGAAAGGCCTGCTGCCGCCCGAGGGCGACCGCCCGGGCGCCGCCCTGCACGGCGTGCAGCACCGGCTGTACCCGGCCATGCCGCTCGGCCGCGATGCCGATCTGCCGGGGGAACCGACACTGGTCGCCATCACCCTGGATGCCGACCCCGCCGCGGCGCTGGATCAGCTGGCCGCCGAGGCCATGGCATGA
- a CDS encoding GNAT family N-acetyltransferase: MTAGRVIFSWFGMDRPPSGPDHPQPAHPQPPRPQPADLHLTQADGDVETYLAAYRAVGGPHGWSRRLTLTRDALQAILDRPGRRVLIARDAAGTVLGFVELDLAHGTPAAPAAEIVHFGLAPAAQGRGWGGFLLDHALRTAFDAGAARVVLHTDTTDHPRASGAYLKAGFRLLRVTTAEPDDWN, from the coding sequence ATGACCGCCGGGCGGGTGATCTTCAGCTGGTTCGGCATGGACCGGCCGCCATCCGGTCCAGACCACCCGCAGCCGGCCCACCCGCAGCCGCCCCGCCCGCAACCGGCCGACCTGCACCTGACGCAGGCCGATGGCGATGTCGAAACCTATCTTGCCGCCTATCGCGCCGTGGGCGGCCCCCATGGCTGGTCGCGGCGCCTGACGCTGACACGTGATGCGCTGCAGGCGATCCTGGACCGCCCGGGCCGGCGGGTGCTGATCGCACGGGATGCCGCCGGCACGGTTCTGGGGTTCGTGGAGCTGGACCTCGCCCATGGCACGCCCGCGGCCCCGGCTGCCGAGATCGTTCATTTCGGCCTGGCCCCCGCCGCCCAGGGCCGCGGCTGGGGCGGTTTCCTGCTCGACCATGCGCTTCGCACGGCGTTCGATGCCGGCGCGGCCCGTGTCGTGCTCCACACCGACACCACCGACCACCCCCGCGCCTCCGGGGCCTATCTGAAGGCCGGCTTCCGCCTGCTCAGGGTCACGACGGCAGAGCCCGACGACTGGAACTGA